The Brassica napus cultivar Da-Ae chromosome C1, Da-Ae, whole genome shotgun sequence DNA segment aatattatttacatatatatggcaattaatgattatgaataataaagatttgataacaatttttgcatccttcttcattttgtttaattttatattattaaaaaaaataaacaatcacattaaccacataataaaaaaattagattttttcttatatgttatattttgaatttcttaaaatgactttaaattataaaaatgaggaaaccttatatatgttatattttttttaaacgaatttaaaatacaaaaatgaggacaccttatatgttatatttttcttatatgttagattttttcttatatgttatattttgatttttttaaaacgactttaaattaatgtaagttttccgtaagtatacgactaaaaacattaaaatgacatgtatcaattcgatggttgatttgaaagttttcaaaaccatatagaagataaaagtcaaaataattcaactgtgaaaacaatactgttcacttttttcaagaatgtattcgatgaaaaaaataaggttttaagtcataatttgtttaatgtccaatccgatcaactcatgatgtattaattatacttttgttccattatttttaataaaaattgatccgattcattggaaagaaattatataataacaacaataaatattttatatatataaataaaatgatcaaatgtataaaagaaactatcgataatatatacaaataaactcaccctgcgcaaggcgcatgtcttatcctagtattatttataaattaagcaTTGAACATATAACAACTCTTGCTACTATGAACTTCTCATCCTCCCTACATAGCCTCTGGGGATTTCTGGCTCTGTAGCCCAATCAAAGAACACAAGTTCCTGCCATCATCAACTCAGAGATCAAACTTTCTATACctttttgttaatatattacATCTCTTCTTCTAACTACTACACAACATGTTAACTACACAAGTATGTTTACAactgtacaaataaaaaaaataatcaaatacaaATTACTGGGGGAAGAGCTAACACGGCGGCTGAAGCTGCTTCAACCGCCGTACAACTTGCTTCATCGTCGGCCTCGTCGATAGAGAATCCACAGTACAAATAACCGCTAAATGCAGAACCTCAACGAGATCATCGTGCGGACCAGCATCCCATAACCCTGCCGTGAAAAACTCCTTGGCCCGTCCTTGTTTCAACAACATACAACCCCACTGCACAATGTTGAATCCATTACCGTACGAAACAAACGACGGATCAAGCGCTTTCTTGTCTGAAAGCAGCTCCAGAAGCACCACTCCGTAGCTGTAAACATCCGCTTTATCTGAAACCCGACAAGTCATCGCGTACTCAGGCGCTACATATCCGAACGTACCAGCCACGCCCGTTGTTGCGTGCGTCTCTGATGTCCCGAGCAACCTCGCTAATCCAAAGTCCGATAAATATGCGTTGTGATCATTGTCTAAGAGGATGTTGCTTGGTTTGACATCACGGTGAAGAACTCGTGGGACGCATTGGTCGTGGAGGTAAGCGAGAGCTCTAGCTATGTCAAGCGCGATCTTGTGAAGATTTCTCCAATCTACAGCTCTTGTGGATCGCTCTTGGATGAACTTCTCGAGGTTGCCTCCCGGGAGATAGTTGTAAACCAAGAACATCTCGGTTTCGCTCGCGTGGTAACCAATGAGAGTGACCAGGTTCGGGTGTCTAAGCCTACCTAGTGTTTTTATCTCTGCATGGAACTGTTGGACGCCTTGGAACCGTCCAATCGAGAGGCGTTTGATAGCGACGATAACCTCTTGAGAGATCTCAGCTTTGTACGTTGCTCCAAACCCACCGTTACCGATCAGATTGCTCGCATTGAAGTTTCCCGTGGCTCTAACAACGTTGTCGAAGGTTATTGCAACTCCCATGTCCATGAACATAGTGACTTCTCGTTTTGTAGTAGCCATGACCTTCGATTTCGGATGCCATTTCCTCGTGTAGAAGAAGAGAATCACAAGAGCGATCAGAACTGAGACAATGGCTGACGCAGATGCTATGGAAGCAATCTCTAGCGAGTTGAACCCGTCTCTTCCTGAGTTCTGAGACGGAGCGTTTTCGACAGGGGAAGATGCGTAATCCTGCGTGCTAGAATCTGCCATGGGGCCTCTGGGATCCGAAGATGGTGTTGTCAGAGAGAACACACGGCAAGGCTGAAGATACATGTTTCCGACCACACTGCTGCATTTGGTCAATCCATTGGTTGGAGGAACAGGACCTGACATATTGTTGGAGGAGACATTGAAAACCGCAAAAGTAGAGAAACCCGTGGGGATTTGTCCAGagaggttgttgttgttgagaagCAGCACAGTGAGATTCTTCAAGTTGACGAAATCATGAGGAATACCGCCGGATAGAGAATTTGAGGAGAGATCAAGAACTTGCAGGGAATGCAACTGACCAAAACTCTCAGGGATTTGCCCCGTCAGGTTATTATTCGCAAACGAAAGAAACGTCAAAGCATTCATCTTCTTCCCCAGGCTTCCCGGTAGATGACCTTGCAACTGATTCCAGCTCAGATTAAGTGCAACAAGCGAAGATAGATCCCCAAGGCTCGATGGAATTGTCCCAAAGATCTGATTCAAGGAAGCATCAAGAATCTTAAGAGAAGGACACATGTTGCTGAGCCCTTCAGGAATCCGGCCTGAGAGCTTGTTGAAGCTTACGTTGACGTAAACAGCTTTGAGTTTGTCGCAGCTATCAAACAGATTCCCAGGGAATTGCCCGTACAACTGATTCCCTCCACCAGAAAATATGTAAGAGATGTTCTTTCCCAACCGCTCTTGTGCAATTGGTACAGACTTGAGAGTTCCAGTGAAGTTGTTGTCTGCGAAGTTATGAAACACAGCCGGACCTCCGTCACCTCCAACAGCAGTCAGGGAAGCTCCAACTTGAGCCTTCTCggtgaagaaggagagataAACAGACGAAGGGTCGGCGTTATAAGATTCAATAGAAAACCCGTCAAAGTAAACAACAGGAGGACAATGGGTTGTGGTATTGCTGAGAAACTCCGGGATTAAACCCGATAAGCTGTTTCCGCCAACGTCAAAGACACTCATGCAGGGAACCGACATCTCTTTGAGAAGCTCTCCGGTAAGCATATTCGAGCTCAAGTCAAGAAGACGAAGGTTCTTGCATTTACTAAGACCTACAGGAATCTCCCCCTTAAAGAAGTTCTGACCCAAATTAACCATCTCCAAGCTTTGACATGAACCCCAATCTCGTGGAAACCTCCCTTCTAATGTAGCTCTCGGCACCCAAAGTATCTTTAGCTTTGGAAGCCTAGTGATTTCCTCCGGAATCCCTCCTTGATAGAAATTGAAATCTTCGGTCATGGAGGTTAAATCAGCGCCTGGAGGTTGATCTGACTCCCCTCTGACGCTGCTAATGTCTTCATACACATTGTACAGGTTCGATAGCACAAGAACAGACAAGGAAGAGCAATTCCCAAGCTCTGCAGGTAACGGACCACTAAGAGTGTTCTTCGAAACATCCAAAACCTCAAGCTTCCCAAGATTCCCAAATTCTGAAGGGATGGTCTCTTCCAACGTATTCATATACAACAACAATGACTTCAAACCACGACAACTCCCCAAACTCTCTGGAATTCTCCCAGATAAGAAATTACCAGACAGATCCAAATGCTCAAGCTTTCCACAGTTATCACCAATATCTTTAGGCAGAGAGCCTTCAAGCCAGTTTAACAGCAAGTGCACCACTCTGAATCTCCCGACAAAACCAGGAACAGTTCCATTAAGCTTGTTACCACCTAAGTTCAGAATCTCCAACTTGGAAAGATTCTGCAGAGAACTAGGGATTTCACCTGAAAATCTGTTAAACCCTAGATTCATGACCCGCAAACTCCGTAGCCCCGTAAACTGAACAGGCAATGACCCGGACATCAAATTCCCTTCAAGATCAAGAACTTCCAGCTTCTCCATTTCCCAGATTCCAACAGGAATCTCTCCGTTAAACGAATTGAAGGGCAGAGACAAAACCCTAAGTTCTGTGAGACCCACAATGACAGAAGGCAAATTCCCAACCAAAGTCCCAAGCTTTCCGGCGCAAACCCTCCGAATACCAAACCCATACAGAGGAAACTTGCCAATATCAGCACAAGTGAAACGGTTTCGACTAATTTTAGAGCTCCCCTTATCGCTTCCAGAGCCACTGATGTTAAGAGCCATGACTCGGGAGGTCGAGTCGCAAGATACGCCAAACCAGGAGCAGTACTCTTCGCTCTCATTGACCCAACTAGCTAGAATCGAACCAGGATCCGATACCGTTTCCTTAAACCGAAGGAGCACCGATTTGTCCGAATCAGCTAATACTGTGATTCTTCCGGGGAGACAGGTTGTGATACAGAGTAACCAGAAAGAGAACAATATGATCGGAGGCATCTTTCTAGGGggagaaacgccatctgatccGAATTTACGCTCAGAACAGCGGCTGAAAGATATGAATCATACCATCAAATTATGAATGAATGAGCATCCATAGACATATAAATACAAAGTTTCTACTGATGCAACTTGCCTGATAATGACAGCTTGGTTTATCTGATCCATTTTACAATCAATCAGCTTCGCAGTTATTGCCTTCACGATCCATGGTTCAACCTCCTCTCCCTTTAACTGAAACACACAGAACAGtaagaaactaaaaaatatattaccaTTATTTCAGGGTTTCTGAGTTTGTATACCTGTAGAGTGTCTTTAATTGAGGTGTAAGGTATTTTGCCAAATTCATCAGACGCTAAGTGCACTAGTGACAACAATCTCATCTTTGTTACACAATCTTCATCGACAAGTCCTAAGGACCACCAGAAATAGAAATTAAGGATTTTCTCCGGAGATGGGACGTGTTTACACTTTACAGAAAGAGCAGTAAACGGATTTACAATTTGGTTACCATAGCTTTGCAGACATTCTGAATTTGCAGTTTGGAATTCCCTGTAAGCATTAAGCCTCTGAGTTAGAAAGATCTTCAGCAGCTGGTGAACTGGTCCATATTTAGGATCCTTCTCTAGTTGTGCTACGGCTGGCAAGTCCAATAAATCACACTGCAGTTACAGAAACATTGATGTAATTATGACGGATCTTAGACATGAAAGACAGGATCCTAGACATCCCAATCACACTATGTTTTTACGAATTATGATACCTGGAAGATGTTGGGAGCTTTTACAAATTCAATAACTGCACGCACAGCCTCTTCCTTAGCTTCACCTAAGGCCTGAGCATCCTCTTTGGAGAAAGTCGTTAGATACTTTGTCAAGAACTTGAGGGATTCTTTCACCAAGCTGGATGTGTATAAGAGAAGACAAAAATCATGATGGAAACGAAAGAAGGAAACCAGGTAGAGAATTACTGATGATGAAGTAATAATTATGGTGCAGTACCTTTTGTTTTCTCTCAGCACATTAGCAATGGCAAGGAAGAGTTCCCTCTGATCTTTAATGTCAATACTCCACTCTTCCAAAaaactatcaatcttcttaaaagAAGGAATTACATACTCGGTAACCATCCCAGTAACAGCTAGGGATAAAGCTTTCATGTAGACTTGAAAACGAGCATACGGGTGGTCCAGAAGGCTATATAGATTGAAGAGGCTAtacaaataccaaaaaaaaagaatgagtaAGTATGTAACTTATAAACAAATCACTTTTTGAACTTATAAGCTGGAAAGAAATCATACATCTTCAAACGAAGTGAAGCTTTATCATTTGGTTGCTGAACAAGCTTAGCAGAAATAACTTTCACCATATCCAGGACATCATCCTCAGGGCTATTGGCATTCTTGACAATGCTGCAAATGATGCTGTATGTACACTCAAAATCTGAATCAAAGATACACACAACTGATGAGAGACGACAACACACACACgcaaaaatgagtatagagaaaCAGACCTTGCTGAGAAATCTTGGAAGATGCCAATTCAGCTGAAGCTACTAGTAAAGAAGCTAACTCCAACCACTTTCGTGCTACTATGAACTCCTCGGCTTCTTTGCAAAGCCTGGCGATTTCTGGCTCTGAAGCCTAATTGAGTTCAAAAATCAGCTGAAGCTATTCTAGTCTACCACTCAATCAGATCTACGAAACGAAATGGTTTATGATGTTAGTGAGGTGGTGGTACCTCGGCGAGCTGAGAAGTGAATCGGACGACGGAGAGAAACGGATCTCCTTCGGAAGTGGGAAgaatcgtcgtcgtcgtcgtcataGCGCAGCCGAgcctaagagagagagagagagagagagagagagagagagagagagagagacggaaaaggaaagaaaccctaatctattattttatcttttccGGTTATGTTTAACCGCGATTGGACCGGGTTCGCAAAAATTAAACGGTTTATCCAAAAAAGAATATCCAACGGTCATGATTGAGCTTTAAGATCCGTCGTCGTGTTCTGCCGGATGGTCACCGTTGCCACCGATTGAGACTCGAAATTGGcacttaataataatatttcacacCTTATTAATTTCACGATCAATCATTTGATTTGACTCGGCTTCTAGTTTACGATGgaacatatattatttgaggagTAGATTGT contains these protein-coding regions:
- the LOC106435630 gene encoding LRR receptor-like serine/threonine-protein kinase RPK2 isoform X1 → MTTTTTILPTSEGDPFLSVVRFTSQLAEASEPEIARLCKEAEEFIVARKWLELASLLVASAELASSKISQQDFECTYSIICSIVKNANSPEDDVLDMVKVISAKLVQQPNDKASLRLKILFNLYSLLDHPYARFQVYMKALSLAVTGMVTEYVIPSFKKIDSFLEEWSIDIKDQRELFLAIANVLRENKSLVKESLKFLTKYLTTFSKEDAQALGEAKEEAVRAVIEFVKAPNIFQCDLLDLPAVAQLEKDPKYGPVHQLLKIFLTQRLNAYREFQTANSECLQSYGLVDEDCVTKMRLLSLVHLASDEFGKIPYTSIKDTLQLKGEEVEPWIVKAITAKLIDCKMDQINQAVIISRCSERKFGSDGVSPPRKMPPIILFSFWLLCITTCLPGRITVLADSDKSVLLRFKETVSDPGSILASWVNESEEYCSWFGVSCDSTSRVMALNISGSGSDKGSSKISRNRFTCADIGKFPLYGFGIRRVCAGKLGTLVGNLPSVIVGLTELRVLSLPFNSFNGEIPVGIWEMEKLEVLDLEGNLMSGSLPVQFTGLRSLRVMNLGFNRFSGEIPSSLQNLSKLEILNLGGNKLNGTVPGFVGRFRVVHLLLNWLEGSLPKDIGDNCGKLEHLDLSGNFLSGRIPESLGSCRGLKSLLLYMNTLEETIPSEFGNLGKLEVLDVSKNTLSGPLPAELGNCSSLSVLVLSNLYNVYEDISSVRGESDQPPGADLTSMTEDFNFYQGGIPEEITRLPKLKILWVPRATLEGRFPRDWGSCQSLEMVNLGQNFFKGEIPVGLSKCKNLRLLDLSSNMLTGELLKEMSVPCMSVFDVGGNSLSGLIPEFLSNTTTHCPPVVYFDGFSIESYNADPSSVYLSFFTEKAQVGASLTAVGGDGGPAVFHNFADNNFTGTLKSVPIAQERLGKNISYIFSGGGNQLYGQFPGNLFDSCDKLKAVYVNVSFNKLSGRIPEGLSNMCPSLKILDASLNQIFGTIPSSLGDLSSLVALNLSWNQLQGHLPGSLGKKMNALTFLSFANNNLTGQIPESFGQLHSLQVLDLSSNSLSGGIPHDFVNLKNLTVLLLNNNNLSGQIPTGFSTFAVFNVSSNNMSGPVPPTNGLTKCSSVVGNMYLQPCRVFSLTTPSSDPRGPMADSSTQDYASSPVENAPSQNSGRDGFNSLEIASIASASAIVSVLIALVILFFYTRKWHPKSKVMATTKREVTMFMDMGVAITFDNVVRATGNFNASNLIGNGGFGATYKAEISQEVIVAIKRLSIGRFQGVQQFHAEIKTLGRLRHPNLVTLIGYHASETEMFLVYNYLPGGNLEKFIQERSTRAVDWRNLHKIALDIARALAYLHDQCVPRVLHRDVKPSNILLDNDHNAYLSDFGLARLLGTSETHATTGVAGTFGYVAPEYAMTCRVSDKADVYSYGVVLLELLSDKKALDPSFVSYGNGFNIVQWGCMLLKQGRAKEFFTAGLWDAGPHDDLVEVLHLAVICTVDSLSTRPTMKQVVRRLKQLQPPC
- the LOC106435630 gene encoding LRR receptor-like serine/threonine-protein kinase RPK2 isoform X2, translated to MRLLSLVHLASDEFGKIPYTSIKDTLQLKGEEVEPWIVKAITAKLIDCKMDQINQAVIISRCSERKFGSDGVSPPRKMPPIILFSFWLLCITTCLPGRITVLADSDKSVLLRFKETVSDPGSILASWVNESEEYCSWFGVSCDSTSRVMALNISGSGSDKGSSKISRNRFTCADIGKFPLYGFGIRRVCAGKLGTLVGNLPSVIVGLTELRVLSLPFNSFNGEIPVGIWEMEKLEVLDLEGNLMSGSLPVQFTGLRSLRVMNLGFNRFSGEIPSSLQNLSKLEILNLGGNKLNGTVPGFVGRFRVVHLLLNWLEGSLPKDIGDNCGKLEHLDLSGNFLSGRIPESLGSCRGLKSLLLYMNTLEETIPSEFGNLGKLEVLDVSKNTLSGPLPAELGNCSSLSVLVLSNLYNVYEDISSVRGESDQPPGADLTSMTEDFNFYQGGIPEEITRLPKLKILWVPRATLEGRFPRDWGSCQSLEMVNLGQNFFKGEIPVGLSKCKNLRLLDLSSNMLTGELLKEMSVPCMSVFDVGGNSLSGLIPEFLSNTTTHCPPVVYFDGFSIESYNADPSSVYLSFFTEKAQVGASLTAVGGDGGPAVFHNFADNNFTGTLKSVPIAQERLGKNISYIFSGGGNQLYGQFPGNLFDSCDKLKAVYVNVSFNKLSGRIPEGLSNMCPSLKILDASLNQIFGTIPSSLGDLSSLVALNLSWNQLQGHLPGSLGKKMNALTFLSFANNNLTGQIPESFGQLHSLQVLDLSSNSLSGGIPHDFVNLKNLTVLLLNNNNLSGQIPTGFSTFAVFNVSSNNMSGPVPPTNGLTKCSSVVGNMYLQPCRVFSLTTPSSDPRGPMADSSTQDYASSPVENAPSQNSGRDGFNSLEIASIASASAIVSVLIALVILFFYTRKWHPKSKVMATTKREVTMFMDMGVAITFDNVVRATGNFNASNLIGNGGFGATYKAEISQEVIVAIKRLSIGRFQGVQQFHAEIKTLGRLRHPNLVTLIGYHASETEMFLVYNYLPGGNLEKFIQERSTRAVDWRNLHKIALDIARALAYLHDQCVPRVLHRDVKPSNILLDNDHNAYLSDFGLARLLGTSETHATTGVAGTFGYVAPEYAMTCRVSDKADVYSYGVVLLELLSDKKALDPSFVSYGNGFNIVQWGCMLLKQGRAKEFFTAGLWDAGPHDDLVEVLHLAVICTVDSLSTRPTMKQVVRRLKQLQPPC